Proteins encoded by one window of Corvus cornix cornix isolate S_Up_H32 chromosome 27, ASM73873v5, whole genome shotgun sequence:
- the LOC104698521 gene encoding glial fibrillary acidic protein translates to MESRRLSSYGRRFGPSIPVYRVLAASPPGRLRAPRSTQLSPRLGPRLGSGKMDFSLASALNSEFRETRTNEKVEMMELNDRFASYIEKVRLLEQQNKVLVVELNQARDQEPSRTADIYQEELRDLRRRVEQLATAKARLEMERDNLAEDLGSLQQKLQDEVTLRLEAESNLAAYRQDVDNAALARLDLERRVGTLQDEIAFLRKVHEEELRELQEQLARQRVHVEVDTSKPDLTAALRDIRSQYEAMAASNVQETEEWYKSKFADLTDAAARHAEALRLAKQEANEYRRQLQALTCDLEALRGSNESLERQLRELEERYALETAGYQDTVVRLEEDIRSLKEEMAQHLQDYQDLLNVKLALDIEIATYRKLLEGEESRITIPVQSFSNLQIRETSLDTKSVSEAHVKRSIVVKTVETRDGEVLKESKQEHKEVP, encoded by the exons ATGGAGAGCCGGCGCCTGTCCTCCTACGGCCGCCGCTTCGGCCCCTCCATCCCCGTGTACCGGGTGCTCGCCGCCAGCCCCCCGGGCCGGCTCCGGGCACCCCGCAGCACCCAGCTGAGTCCCCGCCTGGGTCCCCGCCTGGGCTCGGGCAAGATGGACTTCTCGCTGGCCTCGGCGCTCAACTCGGAGTTCAGGGAGACGCGCACCAACGAGAAGGTGGAGATGATGGAGCTCAACGACCGCTTCGCCAGCTACATCGAGAAGGTgcggctgctggagcagcagaacaagGTGCTGGTGGTGGAGCTGAACCAGGCGCGGGACCAGGAGCCCTCGCGCACGGCCGACATCTACCAGGAGGAGCTGCGGGACCTGCGGCGCCGCGTGGAGCAGTTGGCCACCGCCAAGGCCCGgctggagatggagagagacaacCTGGCCGAGGACCTCGGCAGCCTCCAGCAGAA gctgcaggatgaGGTGACCCTGAGGCTGGAGGCCGAGAGCAACCTGGCTGCCTACAGGCAG GACGTGGATAATGCTGCCTTGGCTCGCCTGGACCTGGAGCGGCGCGTGGGGACCCTGCAGGACGAGATCGCCTTCCTACGCAAGGTCCACGAGGAG GAGCTgcgggagctgcaggagcagctggccCGGCAGCGGGTGCACGTCGAGGTGGACACGAGCAAGCCGGACCTGACGGCCGCCCTGCGTGACATCCGCAGCCAGTACGAGGCCATGGCCGCCAGCAACGTCCAGGAGACCGAGGAGTGGTACAAGTCCAAg TTCGCGGATCTGACGGATGCGGCCGCCCGGCACGCCGAAGCCTTGAGGCTGGCAAAGCAGGAGGCCAACGAGTACCGGCGCCAGCTCCAGGCCCTCACCTGTGACCTGGAGGCTCTGAGGGGCTCG AACGAGTCCCTGGAGAGGCAGCTGCGGGAGCTGGAGGAGCGCTACGCCCTGGAGACGGCCGGCTACCAGGACACGGTGGTGCGGCTGGAGGAGGACATCCGCAGCCTCAAGGAGGAGATggcccagcacctgcaggacTATCAGGACCTGCTCAACGTCAAGCTGGCCCTCGACATCGAGATTGCCACGTACCGCAAGCTGCTGGAGGGCGAGGAGAGCAG GATCACCATCCCTGTGCAGAGCTTCTCCAACCTGCAGATCCGAG AGACCAGCCTGGACACCAAATCCGTGTCAGAAGCCCATGTGAAGAGGAGCATCGTGGTCAAAACTGTGGAGACCCgagatggagag GTGCTGAAGGAGTCCAAGCAGGAGCACAAGGAGGTGCCGTAG
- the CCDC103 gene encoding coiled-coil domain-containing protein 103, with translation MDPAAALAALERELRAALAEDERRQREGEAKLRAVRQGVPDYGQFREIVLASHLKPLEKKDRLGQRRNVLWNPCAAPAEAVPACAVEIPQELDQLPTTAAEFHRDWRRCLKSGTEKYQFLLELGGEALGRIFQADVGFGLLGEFLTVLAENIRPGDRAAILQILQSLVGTKRFGLNVALLSQPEKESSRDLFRKLQSRDCQAAGQPGSPASYEAGGEAHPVETLLEKETEEERTVVELMKCYQVS, from the exons ATGGATCCGGCCGCAGCGCTCGCGGCGCTGGAGCGGGAGCTGCGGGCGGCGCTGGCGGAGGACgagcggcggcagcgggaggGCGAGGCCAAGCTGCGGGCGGTGCGCCAGGGCGTCCCTGACTACGGCCAGTTCAG GGAGATTGTGCTGGCCTCACACCTGAAGCCTCTGGAGAAGAAGgacaggctgggacagaggagGAATGTGCTGTGGAATCCCTGTGCAGCCCCGGCCGAGGCAGTGCCCGCCTGCGCTGTGGAGATCCCACAG GAGCTGGATCAGCTGCCCACAACCGCCGCGGAATTTCACAGAGATTGGCGCAGATGCTTGAAAAGTGGGACAGAGAAATACCAGTTTTTGCTGGAGCTCGGAGGGGAGGCCTTGGGCAGGATCTTCCAGGCTGATGTGGGCTTTGGCCTCCTGGGGGAATTCCTCACAGTGCTGGCAGAGAACATCCGTCCTGGAGACAGAGCTGCCATCCTTCAGATCCTACAGAGCCTGGTGGGCACCAAGCGCTTCGGGCTGAACGTGGCTCTCCTGAGCCAGCCGGAGAAGGAGAGCAGCCGGGATTTgttcaggaagctgcagagcagggattgTCAGGCTGCTGGCCAGCCAGGCAGCCCGGCCAGCTATGAGGCAGGGGGAGAAGCCCATCCCGTGGAGACCCTCTTGGAAAAGGAAACCGAGGAGGAGAGGACAGTGGTGGAGCTGATGAAGTGTTACCAGGTCAGTTGA